The following proteins are encoded in a genomic region of Dyadobacter sp. UC 10:
- a CDS encoding RNA ligase family protein → MQHTLEYEKIPSSLKELITDEAAFKQFNKLTWVATEKIHGANFRFIYHDKSLLFGKRKELLTWKDDFFGFQIVAAALEERVVHLFETIVKDYQTKNVILYGELFGGLYPHEQVAINKDVEAVQSGIFYSPNIDFCAYDIAFENPSNNRKVYVSYQNALGYFERFDIFHAKPLQTGKLSDLLNITLCFETRIPAQLHLPSIENNLAEGVVIKPFSDHSPEAASRPILKLKNPEFEENRKFHQARKWSFIPDVTSISQDLDFLLQDLFQYVTANRLNNVISKIGKPNSDERWKQIEQEFLEDVFTEFNNCNDHILSEVTPTQHQWISDRLKAEIRRLPNF, encoded by the coding sequence ATGCAACATACACTGGAATATGAAAAGATACCTTCCAGCCTCAAAGAACTGATAACCGACGAGGCTGCTTTCAAGCAATTTAATAAACTAACCTGGGTAGCCACAGAGAAAATCCACGGTGCCAATTTCAGGTTTATTTATCATGATAAAAGCCTGCTGTTTGGCAAACGGAAGGAATTGCTGACCTGGAAAGATGATTTCTTCGGGTTCCAGATCGTAGCGGCGGCGCTGGAAGAGCGGGTAGTCCATTTGTTTGAGACAATTGTGAAGGATTATCAGACAAAAAATGTCATCCTTTACGGAGAACTCTTTGGCGGACTCTATCCACACGAACAAGTCGCTATTAATAAAGATGTCGAAGCAGTTCAAAGCGGCATTTTTTATTCGCCTAACATTGATTTTTGCGCTTACGACATTGCTTTTGAAAATCCTTCCAACAACCGAAAAGTGTATGTGAGTTACCAGAATGCGCTCGGTTACTTTGAGAGATTTGACATTTTTCACGCGAAACCGCTTCAAACCGGGAAACTTTCAGATTTGCTGAATATTACTCTCTGTTTTGAAACCCGCATTCCCGCGCAGCTTCATTTACCTTCAATTGAAAACAACCTGGCGGAAGGTGTTGTGATCAAACCCTTTTCGGACCATTCTCCGGAAGCAGCTTCCCGCCCGATATTAAAATTGAAAAACCCTGAATTTGAAGAGAACAGGAAATTCCATCAGGCAAGAAAATGGTCATTTATCCCCGATGTAACTTCCATATCCCAGGATCTCGATTTTCTGTTGCAGGATTTGTTTCAATATGTAACTGCAAACCGGCTAAACAATGTGATTTCCAAAATCGGCAAGCCAAATTCCGACGAGCGCTGGAAACAGATCGAGCAGGAATTTCTGGAAGATGTGTTTACAGAATTTAATAACTGCAACGATCACATACTTTCGGAAGTAACTCCTACGCAACATCAATGGATTTCGGACAGGTTAAAAGCGGAGATCAGGCGTTTACCGAATTTTTGA
- a CDS encoding DegT/DnrJ/EryC1/StrS family aminotransferase, giving the protein MSEKLAIHGGQKSIDKSFNWPVFDEQEINAVRDIVAGGKWGNPDCGDEVARFEAEFAAYCGSKYAITCVNGSVSLRLALIACGVKPGDEVIVPPYTFITTASSVIECNCVPVFVDIDPATYNISSAAIEAAITPRTKVIIPVHFGGLACDMDAIMAIAKKYGLKVIEDAAHAHGAEYKGKKLGSIGHVGSFSFQSSKNLTSGEGGIVVTDDDELYAMMHSLRNVGRIEGGQWYEHYNPGCNYRITQMQAVLLSAQLKRLEAQTRLRNENGLYLNSLLAKIDGVEPLDRSVDITLHCYHIYIFKYDAAKFGGVSKDNFAAMLAAEGVPSFKGYPQPLYKQPLFQNKNFMCYAIPGSADYSAVHCPEAERACSTDAVWILQHALLGDKNDMEAFAAAIAKIQRIVVKNSVNA; this is encoded by the coding sequence ATGAGCGAGAAACTGGCGATCCACGGCGGTCAGAAGTCCATTGATAAAAGTTTTAACTGGCCGGTTTTTGACGAACAGGAAATAAATGCAGTCAGGGATATTGTGGCTGGCGGTAAATGGGGGAACCCGGATTGCGGAGATGAGGTCGCCAGATTTGAAGCTGAGTTTGCGGCCTATTGCGGCAGTAAATACGCGATTACCTGTGTAAACGGGTCGGTCTCACTGCGTTTGGCACTGATTGCGTGCGGCGTAAAGCCGGGCGACGAAGTGATTGTGCCTCCTTATACTTTTATCACGACGGCCTCTTCCGTAATCGAATGTAACTGTGTGCCGGTTTTCGTGGATATTGATCCGGCAACCTATAATATCAGTTCGGCAGCGATTGAAGCGGCGATCACGCCGAGGACCAAAGTGATCATCCCGGTCCATTTCGGTGGGCTGGCGTGTGACATGGATGCGATCATGGCTATTGCGAAAAAGTATGGTCTGAAAGTGATTGAAGACGCAGCACATGCGCACGGGGCTGAATATAAAGGCAAAAAACTAGGCTCTATCGGGCATGTGGGGAGTTTTAGTTTTCAATCATCCAAAAACCTCACTTCGGGAGAAGGGGGGATTGTGGTTACCGACGATGATGAACTTTACGCGATGATGCATTCGCTGCGAAATGTGGGACGTATCGAAGGCGGGCAGTGGTATGAGCATTATAATCCGGGTTGTAATTATCGCATTACCCAGATGCAGGCGGTACTGCTTTCCGCTCAGCTGAAAAGGTTGGAAGCCCAAACCAGACTGAGAAATGAGAATGGACTTTATCTGAATTCACTTTTAGCTAAAATAGATGGTGTCGAGCCTCTGGACAGAAGTGTTGATATCACGCTGCATTGTTATCATATCTACATATTTAAATATGATGCCGCCAAATTCGGTGGTGTCAGCAAAGATAATTTTGCCGCTATGCTGGCTGCTGAGGGCGTTCCCAGCTTCAAAGGATATCCACAGCCACTTTACAAACAGCCCCTTTTTCAGAATAAGAATTTCATGTGCTATGCGATCCCCGGGTCAGCGGATTACTCGGCAGTACATTGCCCGGAAGCAGAAAGAGCATGCAGTACCGATGCGGTCTGGATTTTGCAGCATGCTTTGCTGGGTGATAAAAATGATATGGAAGCATTCGCTGCGGCGATCGCAAAGATTCAGCGCATTGTTGTCAAAAATTCGGTAAACGCCTGA
- a CDS encoding purple acid phosphatase family protein, which produces MEFKRIQILAMLAVVVFFPSCKPERAKVDGTVKEVIDNAVTRLYKTLKPAELDTISEQYILQFLSNGDKQILASRFWTFDTNVPVKVSVMRDTAQKVVPFWLSESGFEKKDLVVRNEEYTYEVWQKDFEKGEVALGINGFDKHRPVYFISVAPLNSADKLEITNVYPAGYNLSTMQKGAFTYHDWDGLVLTEVPDVLKGQTLFTTVRGRAREAHLVKAFRTTDTPSSAHPDQVMLTWSGDPKTTVDLQWRTNTEITSGSVKYWVTGSRDTLFADASAFKMEDRLLQNDRLVNRFTAKLNNLKPGSDYGYSLRSGNNGWEAQASFKTAAEKAEDFSFIWFGDTHFSSIWGDMAQKSIKRHPETAFFSIAGDLVTTGLHRDDWDHLWDYSEKTFTTRPLMPVPGNHDSQDGLGAWMYKEMFSLPENGPAGQPSEMTYSFEYQNALFLMLDATLSVPDQSKWVEEQLKNSKVKWKFATFHFPPYNFEEPYDEIMKEWGTLFDKYHVDMVMSGHMHYYLRTQPMHAGKPVSDPSKGTIYTMSISIPGKQVRWPDESYAVKRYKDGPLYQHIAIKGDKLFYRCLDPEGVLKDELMIEK; this is translated from the coding sequence ATGGAATTTAAGCGAATTCAAATACTTGCAATGCTGGCCGTAGTTGTCTTTTTTCCTTCCTGCAAACCAGAGAGGGCCAAAGTAGACGGTACTGTAAAAGAGGTGATCGATAATGCCGTGACCCGGCTCTACAAAACCCTTAAACCGGCGGAACTGGATACTATTTCAGAGCAGTACATCCTGCAATTTCTCTCAAACGGAGACAAACAAATCCTGGCTTCCAGGTTTTGGACTTTTGACACCAATGTACCGGTAAAAGTTTCGGTAATGCGCGATACGGCGCAGAAAGTAGTACCATTCTGGTTGAGCGAAAGTGGTTTCGAAAAAAAGGATCTGGTGGTCAGGAACGAAGAATATACCTACGAAGTCTGGCAAAAGGATTTTGAAAAAGGAGAAGTAGCGTTGGGAATCAATGGTTTTGATAAACATCGGCCAGTATATTTCATAAGCGTTGCTCCGCTGAATTCTGCTGACAAACTGGAAATTACAAATGTATATCCCGCTGGATATAATCTGAGTACAATGCAGAAAGGCGCATTCACATACCATGATTGGGACGGATTGGTGCTAACCGAAGTTCCGGATGTATTGAAAGGGCAAACCTTATTTACAACAGTAAGAGGCCGGGCGCGCGAGGCCCATTTAGTAAAGGCTTTCAGGACTACGGATACCCCTTCGTCCGCTCATCCTGACCAGGTAATGCTGACATGGAGCGGCGATCCGAAAACGACTGTTGATCTGCAATGGAGAACAAATACGGAAATTACATCAGGTAGCGTCAAATACTGGGTAACCGGCAGCAGGGATACATTGTTCGCTGATGCCTCCGCATTTAAAATGGAAGACCGGCTTTTGCAGAATGACAGGTTAGTAAACAGGTTTACTGCAAAGCTTAACAACCTGAAACCAGGTTCGGACTATGGTTACAGTTTGAGATCAGGAAATAATGGCTGGGAGGCGCAAGCTTCGTTCAAGACGGCTGCCGAAAAGGCTGAGGATTTCTCATTTATCTGGTTTGGTGACACGCATTTCTCTTCGATTTGGGGAGATATGGCGCAAAAATCTATTAAACGACATCCCGAAACGGCCTTTTTCTCCATTGCCGGCGACCTGGTTACGACCGGCTTGCATCGCGACGATTGGGACCATTTGTGGGATTATTCAGAAAAAACCTTTACGACCCGGCCTTTGATGCCCGTTCCCGGAAATCACGACAGCCAGGACGGTCTCGGTGCCTGGATGTATAAGGAAATGTTCAGTTTGCCTGAAAATGGTCCGGCGGGTCAGCCTTCCGAAATGACTTATTCCTTTGAATATCAGAATGCATTGTTCTTAATGCTTGATGCGACTTTGTCGGTTCCTGATCAAAGTAAATGGGTGGAAGAACAATTAAAGAATAGTAAAGTGAAGTGGAAATTTGCGACGTTCCATTTTCCGCCCTATAATTTCGAAGAACCTTATGACGAAATTATGAAAGAATGGGGCACGTTGTTTGATAAATACCACGTCGATATGGTCATGAGCGGGCATATGCACTACTATTTGCGCACGCAGCCTATGCATGCGGGGAAGCCGGTGAGTGATCCTTCGAAGGGTACGATTTACACCATGTCGATCAGTATTCCGGGCAAGCAAGTGCGCTGGCCCGACGAAAGTTATGCTGTAAAACGATATAAGGACGGGCCGCTTTATCAGCATATTGCTATTAAGGGCGATAAATTATTCTATCGTTGTCTGGATCCTGAGGGTGTTTTGAAGGACGAATTGATGATTGAAAAGTAG
- a CDS encoding SusD/RagB family nutrient-binding outer membrane lipoprotein, with protein sequence MKILKYIPKIVFIFAILAVTSCKENLTEINENPNGVDPNSSNPNLLMPTVMAGVGNQYLRLGYGRIAGVIQHTQEDAWKDGFNDYNWNEEDDEWKSWYGFLRNNNLLHKRSVETNSKFHEGVALTMRAFIFGTITDLWGDAPYTNALKGDEGELLPAFDSQEVIYKGIIEDLKAASAIFATGDNAGYATGYDVYFAGNTQKWQKFANSLLLRYYMRISSKLPDIAKSGIEAVHTSGIYMKDAADDAVMDYIGAASGDSWPTAVAFDVSQSNWRRRRPAATLMDNLLANGDPRLKVWFQPVHVRWVSDATLKTGVDEFIRKDGVIQNGVKSLTEQELRAAIAAGHKFTRHFNPTLYKPSHPDMFKGPLNANEYVGVPPSMLDPTYFNENPTTGQQVQNQHASQLSYTYQGNKDGILKARLASAAETSFILAEAAQKGWAAGSAEMHYNNAIKQSLTTWGIADQYDTFIKKVAYKGTQAQILEQKWVASWTMSTEAWFDYRRTGLPALVAGVAPSSRALPLRFIYSNNELNNNGASVRSAIDKLEETSFSGVRKKNSQWSKPWLVQGTGKPW encoded by the coding sequence ATGAAGATTTTAAAATATATACCCAAAATCGTTTTCATTTTCGCAATCCTGGCGGTCACTTCCTGTAAGGAAAACCTCACGGAAATTAATGAAAACCCAAATGGAGTGGATCCGAACAGCTCGAATCCCAACCTGCTGATGCCCACAGTAATGGCGGGTGTCGGTAACCAATATCTGAGGCTGGGTTATGGCCGGATCGCAGGCGTGATCCAGCACACCCAGGAAGATGCCTGGAAAGATGGTTTTAACGACTATAACTGGAATGAAGAAGATGATGAATGGAAATCCTGGTATGGTTTCCTGCGCAATAACAACCTGCTCCACAAGCGGTCCGTTGAAACAAATTCTAAATTTCACGAGGGGGTTGCATTAACTATGCGTGCATTTATTTTTGGGACTATCACTGATTTGTGGGGCGACGCGCCATATACCAACGCATTGAAAGGTGATGAAGGTGAACTGTTACCTGCTTTCGATAGCCAGGAAGTGATCTATAAAGGAATAATCGAAGACCTGAAAGCAGCCTCAGCCATTTTCGCTACCGGCGACAATGCGGGTTATGCAACAGGGTATGATGTATATTTTGCGGGAAACACCCAGAAGTGGCAGAAGTTTGCGAATTCGTTGCTGCTGCGTTACTACATGCGGATTTCTTCTAAGCTGCCTGATATTGCCAAATCCGGAATAGAGGCCGTGCATACTTCGGGAATTTATATGAAAGATGCCGCCGATGACGCAGTGATGGATTATATCGGCGCTGCTTCCGGTGACTCCTGGCCCACTGCGGTTGCATTCGATGTAAGCCAGTCCAACTGGAGAAGGAGAAGGCCGGCCGCTACGCTGATGGATAACCTGCTCGCAAACGGCGACCCCCGCCTGAAAGTTTGGTTTCAGCCAGTCCACGTGAGATGGGTTTCTGACGCGACATTAAAAACCGGAGTGGACGAGTTTATCCGCAAAGACGGCGTGATACAGAATGGAGTGAAATCGCTCACCGAGCAGGAACTGCGGGCGGCGATCGCGGCAGGACATAAGTTTACCCGCCACTTCAACCCGACACTTTACAAACCCTCGCATCCCGACATGTTCAAAGGCCCACTCAATGCCAATGAATATGTAGGTGTGCCTCCGAGCATGCTTGACCCGACCTATTTCAATGAAAACCCAACAACGGGACAGCAGGTGCAAAATCAGCATGCATCCCAGCTTAGTTATACTTATCAGGGAAATAAAGACGGGATTTTGAAAGCAAGACTTGCTTCTGCTGCCGAAACCTCGTTTATCCTTGCGGAAGCTGCGCAGAAAGGCTGGGCTGCCGGAAGTGCAGAAATGCATTATAACAACGCGATCAAGCAGTCGCTCACCACATGGGGAATTGCAGACCAGTACGACACTTTTATCAAAAAAGTGGCCTATAAAGGCACCCAGGCGCAGATTCTTGAACAAAAATGGGTTGCTAGCTGGACCATGTCGACGGAGGCGTGGTTTGATTACAGAAGAACAGGGCTACCTGCCCTGGTCGCTGGCGTTGCGCCAAGTTCCCGTGCGTTACCATTGCGTTTTATTTACAGTAATAACGAATTGAACAACAATGGCGCAAGTGTAAGAAGCGCTATTGATAAGCTGGAAGAAACGAGCTTCTCAGGTGTGCGGAAGAAAAACAGCCAGTGGTCGAAACCTTGGCTGGTGCAGGGAACCGGGAAACCATGGTAA
- a CDS encoding SusC/RagA family TonB-linked outer membrane protein, translating into MAARCLLALLFFSGSDIPAFAIGPEKAAERKKTAVAVDRIKGKVTSAVDGVAVPGVNVLVKGTQTGTTTDASGTYTIDADGDNVVLVFSYIGFNTVEVPVNGKSVVDVVLEENVATLQEAVVTALGIKRETKSLGYNVGKVEGKDVANVANENVLTSLSGRVSGVSINQTSGVGSSISIIIRGAASLKNNQPLFVVDGVPLANSLANVSEKGSGNKVDYGNAISDINPDDIESMSVLKGPSAAALYGSRAGNGVILITTKSGKKGKGLGVSFSTSNVFEKPYRFLDFHYKYANGERPFELDESSAYWGGPALDVGNKEAQWNSPLDENGNPIPTELRSYKNNMKNFLQTGITSTNNLTVSGSTDKSTYRVSYNNMSNRGLIPNSDLYRNSLSLAGTFDMHKNLKLSTNLNFVRSNSNSRPQTSERDGNPLQAVYYSASYDINDLKGVWKPGLEEIEQLTVAKGETDNPYFLAKHLTNAYTRDRLYGNIKLDWTIAPGLTAFARYSMDMYDEDRETKIPWSYKSMAKGGYYLENVGRNESNADFLITKNIKASDFDINISAGGNIMQQKGNSSNLGGRDLSVPGLYNISNIPVSNRIVGNGSYKKAIYSLYALASVGFKNQLYLDLTARNDWSSTLPESNRSYFYPSASLSWLASTTFNMPSAISLLKLRGGWAQVGNDTDPYQLYPNLGTGSWGNLVTANLGETLLNPTLLPEIATSTEGGVDLNMFNNRLRFDITYYDRANTNQIFSVPMAPSTGYAMKNINAGKLVSRGWEVGLGGTPISNANGWTLDINANFSRNRVTVKELAPNFPYFEQWGENGAGAYTYVGEQIGNIYSRGFATVTDKNSPYYRWPIIAYDEEGKGDMDWQTIGGRETNVKVGNYNPDFLLGAQMNLSYKRFSLGLSFDWRQGGEFMSFTYRYGESDWKSQRQIDNLIPGGLYTPDELVALLKSDPEKYIIPQNGNFPRVGGHTTATGGFGEDGDGAFIPGVWQDSKGEYHEWLGGAGTKYLPITAVYPWSFNQQVTFDASFVKLREITLTYKIPTIGAIRNASVSLYTRNIMLWNAAKIGIDPERAFWADPGRGGFRQGIERQNVMPWTIPFGFKLNFDF; encoded by the coding sequence ATGGCAGCACGATGTTTGCTCGCTTTGCTCTTCTTTTCAGGATCGGATATTCCTGCGTTTGCAATTGGGCCGGAAAAGGCCGCTGAGCGTAAGAAAACAGCAGTTGCAGTTGACAGGATCAAGGGTAAAGTTACCTCGGCAGTCGACGGGGTTGCGGTACCGGGAGTGAATGTTTTGGTTAAAGGTACCCAAACAGGAACAACCACGGATGCGTCTGGAACTTACACAATCGATGCCGACGGCGATAATGTTGTGCTTGTTTTTTCTTACATCGGGTTCAACACGGTTGAAGTGCCCGTAAATGGCAAAAGCGTTGTCGACGTGGTGCTGGAAGAAAATGTGGCCACGCTGCAGGAAGCTGTCGTGACGGCGCTGGGTATTAAAAGAGAAACCAAGTCACTCGGTTATAATGTAGGTAAGGTGGAAGGGAAAGATGTTGCAAACGTGGCCAACGAAAACGTTCTTACCTCACTTTCTGGAAGGGTTTCCGGTGTCTCGATCAACCAGACGAGTGGTGTAGGCTCATCTATCAGTATCATCATCCGTGGTGCGGCTTCGCTGAAAAACAACCAGCCGCTATTTGTAGTCGACGGTGTGCCGCTGGCAAACAGCCTGGCGAATGTCAGTGAAAAAGGAAGTGGTAACAAAGTGGATTATGGAAATGCGATTTCGGATATCAACCCTGACGATATCGAAAGCATGTCAGTTTTGAAAGGACCCAGTGCGGCTGCATTGTACGGGTCGCGCGCGGGTAATGGGGTGATTCTAATTACCACTAAATCAGGCAAAAAAGGAAAGGGGTTGGGTGTTTCTTTCTCTACTTCAAACGTTTTCGAAAAGCCTTACCGCTTCCTGGATTTTCACTACAAATATGCAAATGGGGAAAGACCATTTGAGCTAGACGAATCCTCTGCTTACTGGGGCGGACCAGCGCTCGACGTAGGAAATAAAGAAGCGCAATGGAACAGCCCGCTGGATGAAAACGGTAACCCGATCCCCACCGAGCTGCGTTCTTACAAAAACAATATGAAGAACTTCCTGCAAACCGGGATTACTTCAACCAATAACCTGACCGTTTCAGGCTCTACGGATAAGTCGACGTACCGGGTCTCATATAACAATATGAGCAATCGCGGCCTGATTCCGAACTCGGATCTTTACCGTAATTCGCTATCACTGGCCGGAACGTTCGATATGCATAAAAATTTGAAACTGAGCACGAACCTTAATTTCGTCAGATCAAATTCAAACAGTCGCCCGCAGACTTCCGAGCGCGACGGTAACCCGCTGCAAGCTGTGTATTATTCGGCGAGCTACGATATTAACGATTTGAAAGGTGTATGGAAGCCGGGGTTGGAGGAAATTGAGCAGCTTACCGTCGCAAAAGGTGAAACAGACAACCCATATTTTCTGGCCAAGCATTTGACAAACGCGTATACACGTGACCGTTTGTACGGAAATATTAAGTTAGACTGGACGATCGCTCCTGGCCTGACTGCATTTGCGCGCTACTCCATGGATATGTACGATGAAGACCGCGAGACCAAAATTCCGTGGAGCTACAAAAGTATGGCCAAAGGAGGTTATTATCTTGAAAATGTGGGCCGTAATGAAAGCAATGCAGATTTTCTTATTACAAAGAATATCAAAGCAAGTGATTTCGATATCAATATTTCTGCGGGTGGTAACATCATGCAGCAAAAGGGAAACAGCTCTAATCTGGGCGGAAGAGACCTTTCGGTACCAGGCCTTTACAATATTTCCAATATTCCCGTCAGTAACCGGATAGTTGGTAACGGAAGTTACAAGAAAGCGATTTACAGCTTGTATGCACTTGCTTCGGTAGGTTTCAAAAACCAGCTCTATCTCGATCTGACCGCACGTAACGACTGGTCGAGTACGCTGCCGGAATCCAATCGTTCTTATTTTTATCCCTCGGCGTCGCTGAGCTGGCTGGCGAGCACGACATTTAATATGCCTTCGGCCATTTCGCTATTAAAGCTGAGAGGCGGCTGGGCGCAGGTAGGTAATGATACTGATCCTTATCAGCTCTACCCGAACCTGGGCACCGGAAGCTGGGGTAACCTGGTGACCGCAAACCTGGGAGAAACCCTGTTGAACCCAACCCTGCTGCCTGAAATAGCTACCTCGACAGAAGGAGGTGTTGATCTGAATATGTTTAACAACCGGTTGAGATTTGACATTACCTACTACGACCGCGCAAACACCAACCAGATTTTCAGTGTACCGATGGCACCGTCAACCGGTTATGCAATGAAAAACATCAACGCCGGAAAGCTTGTCAGCCGTGGCTGGGAAGTTGGTCTTGGCGGTACGCCAATCAGTAATGCGAACGGGTGGACGCTGGATATAAACGCCAATTTTAGTCGTAACCGGGTTACTGTAAAGGAACTTGCGCCTAACTTTCCGTATTTCGAACAATGGGGTGAAAACGGTGCCGGAGCCTATACTTATGTAGGAGAGCAGATCGGTAACATTTACAGCCGCGGCTTCGCAACGGTGACTGATAAAAATTCACCTTACTACCGCTGGCCGATCATTGCTTATGATGAAGAGGGTAAAGGTGATATGGACTGGCAGACTATTGGCGGCAGAGAAACTAACGTGAAGGTAGGTAACTACAATCCCGACTTCCTCTTGGGTGCACAAATGAATCTTTCTTATAAAAGATTCTCACTGGGCCTGAGTTTTGACTGGCGCCAGGGTGGTGAGTTTATGTCATTTACCTACCGTTACGGAGAGTCTGACTGGAAATCACAACGCCAGATTGATAATCTGATTCCGGGAGGCCTGTATACTCCTGACGAGCTGGTTGCATTGCTGAAATCTGACCCGGAGAAATATATCATTCCTCAGAATGGGAACTTCCCAAGAGTAGGAGGCCACACGACGGCTACGGGTGGTTTTGGAGAAGATGGTGACGGTGCGTTCATTCCAGGTGTGTGGCAGGATAGCAAAGGTGAGTACCACGAGTGGCTGGGTGGTGCCGGTACCAAGTACCTGCCGATCACTGCCGTGTATCCATGGAGCTTCAATCAGCAGGTTACCTTTGATGCTTCATTCGTAAAGCTGCGTGAAATCACCCTGACCTATAAAATACCTACGATCGGTGCGATCCGGAATGCGAGTGTGTCACTTTACACCAGAAATATCATGCTGTGGAATGCTGCTAAAATCGGTATTGACCCTGAAAGAGCGTTCTGGGCGGATCCGGGCAGAGGTGGTTTCCGTCAGGGAATCGAAAGACAAAACGTAATGCCGTGGACTATTCCATTCGGGTTTAAGTTGAATTTCGATTTTTAA
- a CDS encoding BamA/TamA family outer membrane protein has product MYYRGLYFLFLFLTITGHTHSQTVASDSTDNVVIGEIKVEGNHKTRSSIILREIDIRSGDTLSIVLLKEKLEIDRRKVVNTNLFITVEMLTQPNADSVHTDVRIVVKERWYLIALPVFQLADRNFNEWWYERKRDLSRTTYGAYLSYGNVTGRADKLRFLAEFGFIPKFEIAYSLPYLDKAQKTGITIGSSYSINKTTAFRTWRDKLQYLNSEEVNRQRFYSYVSLTRRNKYYTFHSLDLRWSHTRISDTIAILNPNYMLDGKKKQQFLQLTYSFSYDKRDHVQYALQGQTFGFQVSKLGLLPTDDVNTLYVYGSFRKFVPLGKKFFFNTGFRGRLSFPKRQPYLQTIGLGYRNDLVRGYELYVVDGQDYALLKNEFKYRLFSIQKHFSFIPIRQFNTIPLALYINTFADAGYVKNSYPEFSNTKLGNSMLYGAGAGLDLVTFYNIVTRFNFTLNAQGEKRFFFNVSREF; this is encoded by the coding sequence ATGTATTATAGAGGATTATATTTTTTGTTTTTGTTTCTGACCATTACCGGACACACTCATTCTCAGACTGTTGCTTCTGACAGCACAGACAATGTCGTTATAGGCGAAATCAAAGTAGAAGGCAACCACAAAACGCGCAGTAGCATTATTCTCCGCGAGATCGACATCCGGAGCGGCGATACGCTATCCATTGTGCTTTTAAAGGAAAAGCTGGAAATTGACAGAAGGAAGGTTGTGAATACCAACCTTTTTATCACCGTTGAAATGCTGACGCAGCCGAATGCCGACTCTGTTCATACGGATGTCCGTATAGTGGTGAAAGAAAGGTGGTACCTCATTGCACTCCCCGTCTTCCAGCTGGCCGACAGGAATTTCAATGAATGGTGGTACGAGCGAAAACGGGATCTTTCAAGAACTACCTATGGCGCTTACCTGAGCTATGGTAATGTAACAGGAAGGGCAGATAAATTGCGTTTTCTGGCAGAGTTCGGCTTTATCCCCAAATTTGAGATTGCCTATTCGTTACCCTATCTGGATAAAGCGCAAAAAACCGGTATCACAATCGGTTCCTCCTACTCTATTAATAAAACGACCGCATTCCGAACCTGGCGCGACAAGCTCCAATATCTCAATAGCGAAGAAGTGAACAGGCAGCGTTTTTACAGCTATGTGAGCCTGACCCGCCGAAACAAATACTATACTTTCCACTCACTGGACCTGAGATGGAGCCATACCCGGATCTCCGACACGATTGCAATACTTAATCCAAACTATATGCTGGATGGCAAAAAGAAGCAGCAATTCCTGCAACTTACCTATTCATTCAGCTATGACAAAAGGGATCATGTACAATATGCACTGCAAGGACAGACCTTCGGTTTTCAGGTCTCCAAGCTCGGCTTACTCCCTACCGATGACGTTAATACACTTTATGTCTATGGTTCCTTCCGCAAATTTGTCCCCCTTGGCAAGAAGTTCTTTTTCAATACCGGGTTCAGAGGCAGGCTTTCATTTCCTAAGCGACAACCTTATCTGCAAACGATCGGGCTGGGTTACAGGAACGACCTGGTGCGCGGATATGAGCTATATGTTGTGGATGGACAAGATTACGCTTTGCTTAAAAACGAGTTCAAATACCGGCTCTTTTCAATTCAAAAGCATTTTTCATTTATTCCAATCCGCCAGTTCAACACAATACCGCTGGCCTTGTATATCAACACGTTTGCCGACGCAGGCTACGTTAAAAACAGTTACCCCGAGTTTAGCAATACGAAACTGGGCAATTCGATGCTCTATGGTGCCGGAGCAGGACTCGACCTCGTCACTTTTTATAATATTGTGACAAGATTTAATTTCACATTGAATGCACAGGGAGAGAAAAGATTCTTTTTCAACGTTTCAAGAGAGTTTTAA